From one Candidatus Desulfatibia profunda genomic stretch:
- a CDS encoding ABC transporter ATP-binding protein → MKEPIAKKIKKPLLRDRHKRILALIKENRLRLFGAMVCMLVIAAATSATAFLVKPVLDDIFFNKDTLMLKIIPVAVILIYFLRGLATYIQDYLMNYVGETIIRRLRDDLYGHIQDLSIAFFHKEKTGVLMSRITSDVAIVKGMVSTAVTGSLKDCFTIVGLTAVIFYRDWKMALFAFVVLPLAFFPVVEFGRRVRRISTGYQEAVADLSSFLHETFAGNRIVKAFGMERYEKERFFQKTLGLFKLEMKAVIARSLSSPIMEFLGGCGIAFIIWYGGSKVVAGTSSAGTFFSFMAAVLMLYDPVKKLSGLNNAVQQGLAAVDRIFDVMETESEIKEPMNPVILTRKPHRVTFENVFFKYEDEMILKDINLDVQAGEILALVGMSGGGKTSLVNLLPRFYDVTQGALLIDGVDIRNASIASLRDQMAIVTQDPILFNDSVRNNIAYGNQNASDEDIRRVAKAAYAYDFIQNFSNKFDTNIGELGARLSGGEKQRICIARALLKDAPILILDEATSSLDAESEMLVQKALENLMKGRTTFVIAHRLSTIDYADRIIVVVNGRIVEEGKQEELIARRGEFFKLYQMQYSNSQDKVSPPENIRINPDYS, encoded by the coding sequence ATGAAAGAACCGATTGCCAAAAAAATAAAAAAACCGCTGCTGCGTGATAGACACAAACGAATCCTGGCTCTGATCAAGGAAAACAGGTTGCGTCTATTTGGGGCAATGGTGTGTATGCTGGTCATCGCTGCGGCAACCTCGGCCACGGCCTTTTTGGTAAAACCGGTGCTGGATGATATTTTTTTTAATAAAGACACCCTGATGCTGAAGATCATTCCGGTGGCGGTGATCCTGATATACTTTTTGCGTGGTCTGGCAACGTACATACAGGACTACTTGATGAATTATGTGGGCGAAACGATTATCAGGCGCTTGAGGGACGATCTGTATGGCCATATTCAGGACCTGTCGATCGCCTTTTTCCACAAGGAAAAGACCGGTGTTCTAATGTCACGCATCACCAGCGATGTCGCTATTGTAAAGGGCATGGTTTCGACGGCGGTTACCGGATCTTTGAAAGATTGTTTTACAATCGTCGGTTTGACGGCGGTTATCTTTTACCGGGACTGGAAAATGGCTTTATTTGCTTTTGTTGTTTTACCGCTGGCTTTTTTTCCGGTCGTGGAGTTCGGCCGGCGGGTGCGCCGGATCAGCACCGGCTACCAGGAAGCTGTGGCTGATTTAAGCTCTTTTCTGCATGAGACCTTTGCCGGGAACAGGATCGTCAAGGCCTTTGGAATGGAGCGGTATGAAAAGGAACGTTTTTTTCAAAAAACACTTGGGCTTTTTAAGCTGGAGATGAAAGCCGTCATCGCCCGCTCCTTGTCTTCACCCATCATGGAGTTTCTGGGCGGTTGTGGGATCGCTTTTATCATATGGTACGGTGGTTCCAAGGTGGTTGCGGGTACTTCCAGCGCCGGAACGTTTTTCTCTTTTATGGCCGCAGTTCTGATGCTGTATGATCCGGTGAAAAAGCTGAGCGGACTCAACAATGCCGTTCAGCAAGGTTTGGCTGCGGTCGACAGGATCTTTGATGTCATGGAGACGGAGTCGGAAATCAAAGAACCGATGAACCCTGTAATACTGACGCGAAAACCGCACAGGGTCACTTTCGAAAACGTGTTTTTCAAATATGAAGATGAAATGATTTTAAAAGACATCAATCTGGACGTTCAGGCCGGTGAGATCCTGGCGCTGGTCGGCATGAGCGGCGGGGGCAAAACATCTCTGGTGAATCTGCTGCCCAGATTCTATGATGTTACCCAAGGGGCGCTCCTGATCGACGGTGTCGATATTCGCAACGCTTCGATAGCTTCGCTGCGTGATCAGATGGCCATCGTTACCCAGGACCCCATACTTTTTAACGATTCCGTTCGTAACAATATCGCCTATGGCAACCAAAATGCTTCGGATGAAGATATTCGGAGGGTTGCGAAGGCCGCCTATGCTTATGATTTTATTCAGAATTTTAGCAATAAGTTCGACACCAATATCGGAGAGTTGGGCGCGCGCCTTTCCGGCGGAGAAAAACAGAGGATCTGTATCGCCCGGGCACTTTTGAAGGACGCACCCATATTAATTCTGGATGAGGCCACTTCTTCCCTTGATGCGGAATCGGAGATGCTGGTTCAAAAGGCCCTTGAAAATCTGATGAAAGGGCGTACTACTTTTGTTATCGCCCATCGACTGTCAACCATTGATTACGCCGACAGGATCATTGTCGTCGTGAATGGCCGGATCGTTGAAGAGGGCAAACAGGAAGAACTGATTGCACGTCGAGGAGAATTTTTTAAACTCTACCAGATGCAGTACAGTAATAGTCAGGATAAGGTGAGCCCGCCTGAAAATATAAGGATAAATCCAGATTACAGCTAG
- a CDS encoding 3-deoxy-D-manno-octulosonic acid transferase: MIVLYNILLVIAIVLGFPLIIPFVLISDKRRKTVLPRLGLTKTATGAIPKKGFYPDRKPIWIHALSVGEVLAAVPLVQGIIDGFKNRNVLVSVSTKTGFEVADQRFKGMVNAVIYYPYDLAFSVKHIAGKIDPALVVIVESDIWPNFLFEMKTRQVPVILANARLSKRSFAGYKRLAVFSKSLFLSFTSICTQSAEDAERFKALGVPSSRITVSGNIKFDQGSPAMPESEIKNMRQSTHVRLSQKVFMAGSTHKGEETVLLEAFTRMKQEFEDLLLIVVPRDPGRAGSVQRIFQSARFHAVLMKELSMLAADSRIDVIVVDAIGVLKKLYALANVAFVGGSLVNCGGHNPLEPAVFSKPILFGYDMSDFAEIAQMLVAAGGAARVQDAEDLYNVASKLFRDHQQACKMGNRAFEVFNANKGAVDRTLKVIAESL; the protein is encoded by the coding sequence GTGATTGTTTTATATAATATTCTGCTGGTCATTGCGATTGTACTGGGATTCCCCTTGATCATCCCGTTTGTTCTGATATCGGACAAGCGACGTAAGACTGTTTTGCCCAGGCTGGGACTGACAAAAACAGCGACAGGTGCGATCCCCAAAAAAGGCTTTTATCCGGATAGAAAGCCGATATGGATTCATGCCCTTTCGGTGGGAGAGGTCCTTGCGGCCGTGCCCCTGGTCCAGGGAATCATCGACGGTTTTAAAAACAGGAACGTTCTCGTTTCCGTTTCCACCAAAACAGGGTTTGAAGTTGCCGATCAGCGTTTCAAAGGCATGGTAAATGCGGTCATTTATTATCCCTATGATTTGGCATTTTCAGTTAAACACATTGCCGGGAAAATAGATCCGGCCCTTGTCGTTATTGTTGAATCGGATATCTGGCCTAATTTTTTGTTTGAAATGAAAACGCGCCAGGTCCCCGTGATTCTTGCCAACGCAAGGCTGTCTAAAAGGTCTTTTGCAGGATACAAACGTCTCGCGGTTTTTTCGAAATCATTGTTTTTGTCCTTTACCAGCATCTGTACCCAGTCTGCCGAGGATGCCGAGCGCTTCAAAGCCCTTGGTGTTCCGTCAAGCAGGATAACGGTTTCCGGAAACATTAAATTTGACCAGGGAAGCCCGGCAATGCCGGAGTCGGAAATAAAAAACATGCGACAATCGACGCACGTGCGGTTGTCACAAAAAGTGTTTATGGCCGGCAGCACCCATAAAGGAGAAGAGACGGTGCTTCTTGAAGCGTTTACGAGAATGAAGCAGGAATTTGAAGATCTTCTGCTAATTGTTGTTCCCAGGGATCCGGGGCGGGCCGGATCGGTTCAGCGAATTTTTCAATCAGCCCGATTTCACGCTGTTCTAATGAAAGAGCTGAGCATGCTTGCAGCGGACAGCAGGATCGATGTCATTGTTGTAGATGCCATCGGGGTTTTAAAAAAACTTTATGCCCTGGCAAACGTCGCCTTTGTGGGGGGAAGCCTTGTCAATTGCGGTGGACACAATCCACTTGAACCGGCCGTATTTTCCAAACCGATCCTATTCGGATATGATATGAGCGATTTTGCCGAAATAGCACAAATGCTGGTAGCGGCAGGCGGGGCGGCCCGCGTGCAGGATGCAGAAGATTTATATAACGTGGCTTCAAAGCTCTTCAGAGATCATCAGCAAGCTTGCAAGATGGGGAATAGGGCCTTTGAAGTCTTTAACGCCAATAAGGGGGCTGTGGATAGGACCTTAAAAGTGATCGCGGAAAGCCTTTGA
- the lptG gene encoding LPS export ABC transporter permease LptG — protein sequence MSILYKYLTIQISKYFGIMLAMVVGIYVAVDFFERIDDFMEANLPLSKALTFFFFQTPFIISQILPVCILLAVLVVFGLMTRNNEIVALKSSGIHIFYLLKPVLAIGLVVSILLFFFSEVIVPISMEKANQIWLREVRKEFAVISKEKNIWMKGDRSITHIKYYNPQVNTIFGVTFYQFNKDFRLTRRVDAEKGVFRQDKWLLSGVMEQNLNEKDGTYKITFHETISEAFDFLPENLKRVVKKSEEMNFKELLEYIKKVEKEGYDATIYRVDLYAKTAFPLVCIIMCMLGAGIAARGSVKEGLPVSIAYGIGIAFLYWIFYSLCISLGYGEMLPPFIAAWTANFVFLCLGTLILLYAD from the coding sequence ATGTCGATCCTATATAAATATTTGACCATACAGATTTCCAAATACTTCGGGATTATGCTGGCAATGGTCGTGGGTATCTACGTCGCCGTCGATTTTTTTGAAAGAATCGATGATTTTATGGAGGCCAACCTGCCGCTTTCGAAGGCGTTAACCTTTTTTTTCTTCCAGACACCTTTTATCATTTCCCAGATCCTGCCGGTGTGTATTCTGCTTGCGGTTCTGGTCGTCTTTGGCCTTATGACCAGAAATAATGAAATTGTCGCTCTAAAAAGCAGCGGCATTCATATTTTTTATTTATTAAAACCGGTGCTTGCAATCGGACTGGTTGTCAGCATCCTTCTTTTTTTCTTTTCCGAAGTTATTGTCCCAATCTCCATGGAAAAAGCCAACCAGATATGGCTACGGGAGGTCAGAAAGGAATTCGCCGTGATTTCAAAGGAAAAGAATATTTGGATGAAGGGTGACCGTTCAATTACGCATATAAAGTATTACAATCCGCAAGTTAACACCATTTTTGGGGTCACCTTTTATCAGTTTAATAAGGATTTCAGGCTGACCAGAAGAGTCGATGCTGAAAAAGGTGTTTTCCGGCAGGATAAATGGTTGCTATCCGGCGTTATGGAACAAAATCTCAATGAAAAAGACGGCACCTACAAGATAACATTTCATGAAACTATCAGTGAGGCGTTCGATTTTTTGCCGGAGAATTTAAAACGAGTGGTCAAAAAGTCGGAAGAGATGAATTTCAAGGAACTTCTTGAATATATAAAAAAGGTTGAAAAGGAAGGATACGATGCAACTATCTACCGGGTTGATCTTTATGCCAAAACCGCTTTTCCGCTGGTTTGCATCATCATGTGCATGTTGGGAGCAGGTATTGCTGCCAGAGGCAGCGTCAAGGAAGGTTTACCCGTGAGCATCGCTTACGGTATAGGAATAGCATTTTTGTACTGGATATTTTACAGCTTGTGTATTTCACTCGGCTATGGAGAAATGCTTCCGCCTTTCATTGCCGCCTGGACGGCAAACTTTGTTTTTTTATGCCTTGGAACGTTAATATTATTATATGCCGATTGA
- the lptF gene encoding LPS export ABC transporter permease LptF, with protein MKINTIINRYVFTEMMPPFILNIVFFTFVFLMAKILDITKMIVNYRISISSVFLMLLYSIPYFLEFVIPMSIMMSILLTFLRLSADNEIVALKAGGQSIYGMLPPVILFCLLGCLLTGFMSIYGLPWGRLSFAELTVKVASSHANVGLKERTFNDGFKDVMLYINKIDLKSKDLVNVFIEDKRNKDVISTVVAPRGDLFSEADRPALHLLLYDGIINQVDLKNRATHSIKFDTYDVNLDLKKATTTANRWSKDEKEMSLTELRRFIRTYPKKDAQYYAALIEFHKKFSIAFACFALGLLAVPLGVQSRTAKRSFGLGLGLFFFLLYYLMLSAGWVFGEAGIYPPAVGMWLPNIVMGGLGLFLLVRTANERPLYIGYVPALIKRVLFSKPAAPPSTSD; from the coding sequence ATGAAAATCAACACGATTATAAATCGATATGTATTTACAGAGATGATGCCGCCATTTATCCTCAATATCGTGTTTTTCACCTTTGTGTTTCTGATGGCAAAGATACTCGATATTACCAAAATGATTGTAAATTATAGAATCAGCATATCTTCGGTCTTTTTGATGCTGCTCTATTCCATACCTTATTTCCTTGAATTTGTGATACCGATGTCCATCATGATGAGCATCCTCTTGACATTTCTGCGATTGTCCGCCGACAACGAGATCGTAGCCTTAAAAGCCGGCGGACAAAGTATCTACGGGATGCTTCCGCCGGTAATTCTTTTTTGCCTGTTGGGATGCTTGCTGACCGGCTTTATGTCTATCTATGGGTTGCCGTGGGGAAGGTTGTCGTTTGCAGAGTTGACAGTTAAAGTTGCCTCATCGCATGCCAATGTCGGACTCAAGGAAAGGACCTTTAATGACGGTTTCAAGGATGTGATGCTTTATATCAATAAAATCGATTTAAAAAGTAAAGATCTCGTCAATGTTTTTATTGAAGACAAAAGGAATAAAGACGTTATCAGCACTGTGGTGGCCCCACGAGGGGATCTGTTTAGCGAAGCGGATAGACCGGCTTTGCATTTACTGTTGTATGACGGGATCATCAATCAGGTCGACCTCAAGAATCGCGCAACTCATTCCATCAAGTTCGATACTTATGACGTTAACCTCGATTTAAAAAAGGCGACCACGACGGCAAACCGCTGGTCCAAAGACGAAAAGGAGATGAGCCTTACTGAGCTGCGCCGGTTTATACGAACTTACCCGAAGAAAGATGCCCAATACTATGCTGCCCTGATAGAATTTCACAAGAAATTTTCAATCGCCTTTGCATGCTTTGCCCTCGGGCTTCTGGCAGTTCCTTTGGGAGTGCAGTCGCGGACGGCTAAACGATCATTCGGCCTGGGGCTCGGCCTTTTTTTCTTTTTACTTTATTATTTGATGTTATCGGCCGGTTGGGTTTTTGGTGAAGCCGGTATCTATCCACCGGCGGTCGGAATGTGGCTCCCTAATATCGTCATGGGCGGTTTGGGCCTGTTTCTGCTTGTCAGAACAGCCAATGAACGTCCGTTGTATATTGGTTATGTACCGGCGTTGATTAAACGAGTTCTGTTCTCGAAACCGGCGGCACCGCCATCGACTTCGGACTAA
- the lpxB gene encoding lipid-A-disaccharide synthase, which produces MGSLLEQKCVMIIAGEASGDLHGAKLVQIMRQKHPSLFFCGIGGQALKKAGVRILVDASELAVVGITEVFSKITGILKGLSVAQKSLKTLRPDLLILVDFPDFNLIVAATAKKLNIPVLYYITPQVWAWRSGRVKKIGKLVKHVAVILPFEADFFRKHQVPVTFVGHPLLDSDHFSRGTTLEKPNEHNLTVGLLPGSRDGEIARHLPVMLDAARILTGRIKNLKFIVSLAPTVERKYVEAFIAKHEAFNNVELYEDGVDKVFEKCRLVVAASGTVTLEAAISGTPMVIIYKVSPISYWLGRVLIRVKHIGLVNLIAGKKIVPELLQREASPMKIADTVLRMLKDASGLERLRNELLRTRDLLGAPGASERVADIALNML; this is translated from the coding sequence GAACAAAAATGTGTCATGATTATTGCAGGTGAAGCTTCCGGAGACCTTCATGGAGCAAAATTGGTTCAGATCATGCGTCAAAAGCATCCGTCGCTGTTTTTCTGCGGCATCGGCGGTCAGGCCCTCAAAAAGGCAGGTGTCAGGATTTTGGTTGATGCTTCAGAGCTTGCCGTTGTGGGAATTACTGAGGTATTTTCCAAAATAACCGGAATATTAAAAGGATTATCTGTTGCCCAAAAAAGCCTGAAAACACTGCGTCCCGATCTTCTCATCTTAGTAGATTTTCCGGATTTTAACCTTATTGTCGCTGCGACAGCAAAAAAGCTCAACATACCTGTGCTTTATTATATAACTCCCCAGGTTTGGGCCTGGAGATCCGGCCGTGTTAAGAAAATCGGAAAATTGGTGAAGCATGTAGCAGTTATTTTGCCGTTTGAGGCAGATTTTTTCAGGAAACATCAAGTTCCGGTAACATTTGTCGGTCATCCGTTGTTAGACAGCGATCATTTTTCCCGCGGCACCACTTTGGAAAAGCCCAATGAGCACAATCTAACCGTCGGCCTTCTGCCCGGTTCCCGCGACGGGGAGATCGCCAGGCATCTGCCGGTAATGCTGGATGCCGCCAGGATACTGACAGGACGAATCAAAAACTTGAAATTTATCGTTTCGCTGGCCCCTACTGTGGAAAGAAAATACGTGGAAGCGTTCATCGCGAAACACGAAGCATTCAATAATGTTGAGCTATATGAGGACGGCGTGGATAAAGTCTTTGAAAAATGCAGACTTGTTGTTGCCGCTTCAGGTACGGTTACTCTGGAAGCTGCAATTTCCGGTACACCGATGGTGATCATTTATAAGGTATCTCCGATAAGCTACTGGTTGGGTAGGGTTTTGATCCGTGTAAAGCATATCGGCCTTGTCAATCTTATTGCAGGCAAAAAGATTGTTCCCGAACTGCTGCAACGGGAAGCATCCCCCATGAAGATAGCAGATACGGTGCTGAGGATGTTAAAGGACGCTTCCGGTTTAGAGCGTTTGAGAAACGAACTGTTGCGTACAAGAGATCTGTTAGGTGCTCCGGGAGCCTCGGAACGCGTTGCCGATATTGCGCTGAATATGCTTTAA